The Candidatus Koribacter versatilis Ellin345 genome has a segment encoding these proteins:
- a CDS encoding ATP-binding protein, which produces MRRIRLKTKLVIAISAMVFALVATLSYLYVSQLVLQRIRSAYNNGDFVAREIRDAARDAVAVDLRNTDINPSDSAKIRAVIADSLQTDPGVNTLLQSIVGYSPTTYDAGIYDRDDRVLVHTDSSLLDKVVHSREDFAQVRDGSFFRQMNVVYGKPEVYDIHLPIQRDGKPFGDIRIGVSTVFLKSELRPQLNRALTLSIVCVLVSFLLAAVLSNLALRPLEAIGRRLDQMTVDTGEAQPTLDLRNDEYGAITKIDRLGREIRDVKEVFSALKENLDQIMGTLQDGLMLFTRDWRVVLVSASAERFVGVPRGEMLGKHVEEVFTDHTKMGRIVLDAYALHQSVPQREIEIEKGRRVQFALDFIEERGQRIGALITIRDAESVRRIENEIELSRRLAAIGRLTSGVAHEVKNPINAIVVHLEILKNKLQEVAPDARRHMDIIENEIRRLDRVVQTLVDFTRPVELKLFDADLRKIAEEVALLAGPEAANKNVHIEFNAVEKTLPVYVDTDLVKQAILNIVINGVQAMSDGGTLKITARSNDSAALLEISDQGPGIPKEIQDKIFNLYFTTKKTGTGIGLAMTYRVMQLHNGALEFETEPGKGTTFRLQVPLRQSQIDQIDNANTSARISANLG; this is translated from the coding sequence ATGCGTCGCATACGCCTGAAGACAAAACTCGTCATTGCCATCAGCGCGATGGTCTTCGCCTTGGTCGCGACTCTGTCGTACCTCTACGTATCGCAACTCGTCCTTCAGCGTATTCGGTCTGCGTATAACAACGGCGACTTTGTGGCCCGCGAGATTCGCGACGCCGCACGCGATGCCGTCGCGGTTGACCTGCGCAACACCGATATCAATCCCTCAGATTCCGCCAAGATCCGCGCCGTCATTGCCGACAGCCTGCAAACGGATCCCGGCGTAAACACGCTGTTGCAGTCGATCGTCGGCTACTCTCCGACAACCTACGACGCAGGCATCTATGACCGGGATGACCGCGTGCTCGTTCACACCGACTCATCACTGCTCGACAAGGTCGTTCATTCGCGGGAGGACTTTGCCCAAGTCCGCGATGGCAGCTTCTTCCGCCAGATGAACGTCGTCTATGGCAAGCCGGAGGTCTATGACATTCACCTGCCGATCCAACGGGACGGCAAGCCCTTTGGCGACATTCGTATTGGCGTTTCGACTGTCTTCCTGAAGAGCGAACTGCGACCGCAGTTGAACCGCGCACTCACACTCTCGATTGTTTGCGTGCTGGTGTCCTTCCTGCTCGCGGCGGTGCTTTCGAACCTCGCGCTGCGACCACTCGAAGCGATTGGGCGACGGCTCGACCAGATGACCGTGGACACTGGCGAAGCACAGCCGACCCTCGATTTGCGGAACGATGAGTACGGCGCCATCACGAAGATCGATCGCCTCGGCCGCGAAATTCGCGACGTGAAAGAAGTCTTCAGCGCGTTGAAAGAAAATCTCGACCAGATCATGGGCACGTTACAGGACGGCCTCATGCTCTTTACCCGCGATTGGCGCGTGGTGTTGGTCAGCGCATCGGCAGAGCGGTTTGTCGGAGTGCCGCGCGGAGAGATGCTCGGCAAACACGTGGAAGAGGTCTTCACCGATCACACCAAGATGGGCCGCATCGTTCTCGACGCCTATGCTCTGCATCAATCAGTGCCGCAGCGTGAGATTGAAATCGAAAAGGGCCGCCGAGTACAGTTTGCGCTGGATTTCATCGAGGAGCGAGGGCAGCGCATCGGCGCGCTCATCACCATTCGCGATGCGGAATCGGTTCGCCGGATCGAGAACGAAATTGAACTCTCACGCCGTCTTGCTGCTATCGGACGGCTGACTTCCGGTGTGGCGCACGAAGTCAAGAACCCGATTAACGCCATCGTGGTGCATCTCGAAATCCTGAAGAACAAGCTGCAGGAAGTCGCGCCCGATGCGCGACGCCACATGGACATCATCGAGAACGAGATTCGCCGGCTCGATCGTGTGGTCCAGACACTGGTGGACTTCACGCGTCCCGTCGAACTGAAACTCTTCGATGCGGATCTGCGGAAGATCGCCGAGGAAGTGGCGCTGCTCGCCGGACCCGAAGCCGCGAACAAGAACGTGCACATCGAATTCAACGCGGTCGAGAAAACGCTTCCCGTGTACGTGGATACGGACCTGGTGAAGCAGGCAATCCTGAACATCGTGATCAACGGGGTACAGGCAATGAGCGACGGCGGGACACTGAAAATAACCGCCCGAAGCAACGACAGTGCGGCGCTACTGGAGATCTCGGATCAGGGGCCCGGCATTCCGAAGGAAATCCAGGACAAGATTTTCAACCTCTACTTCACCACGAAGAAGACGGGAACCGGCATCGGATTAGCTATGACATATCGCGTGATGCAATTACACAATGGCGCGCTTGAATTCGAAACTGAGCCGGGAAAGGGGACGACCTTCCGGCTCCAGGTGCCGCTGCGTCAATCGCAGA